Proteins from a single region of Gossypium arboreum isolate Shixiya-1 chromosome 1, ASM2569848v2, whole genome shotgun sequence:
- the LOC108482284 gene encoding protein TIFY 9, protein MSRATVELDFFGMEKANSCKSQFQKFIDRRRSFRGIQGAISKMNPELIKSVIASGSTNRNPVDWRKSFSVPSSPKEDRSTSLPSLPLLNPALRSIPSEESPETAPLTIFYNGTVSVINVPRDKAESIFKLAVEGSSKNIESVDSSKAANPSSDQQNLLEARNGDLPIARRKSLQRFLEKRKERLTSPYAW, encoded by the exons ATGTCCAGAGCTACCGTCGAGCTTGATTTCTTCGGCATGGAGAAAGCCAATTCCTGCAAATCTCAGTTCCAGAAATTCATTGATCGCCGCCGGAGCTTCCGAG gTATTCAAGGCGCCATTTCGAAGATGAATCCAGAGCTTATCAAATCTGTGATTGCTTCCGGTTCGACGAACCGGAATCCGGTTGATTGGAGAAAATCCTTTTCGGTTCCGTCGAGTCCTAAAGAAGATCGGAGTACTTCGCTTCCTTCTTTACCTCTACTCAATCCTGCTTTGAG GTCTATTCCTTCTGAGGAGAGTCCTGAAACAGCTCCGTTGACGATTTTTTACAACGGAACGGTTTCCGTAATCAATGTACCTCGAGACAAG gcgGAAAGCATCTTCAAACTTGCCGTTGAAGGAAGCTCAAAAAACATTGAATCAGTAGACTCATCAAAAGCTGCAAATCCTTCAAGTGATCAACAAAACCTCCTCGAAGCTCGTAATGGAG ATTTGCCAATTGCTAGAAGAAAGTCGCTGCAAAGATTTCTGGAAAAGCGCAAAGAGAG GTTGACTTCCCCTTATGCTTGGTAG
- the LOC108482420 gene encoding GEM-like protein 5, producing MAAKPEENSKVEEEPHEPSPTTKDDAPQPKLDDDDDHHHQQSSANEPRSSSSSEEDTKQWGTHVMGPPAIPIVHPDNQKAALWVAGDHQQIHELPYLVYTPAEKPTQNSFELVINVFNTWSRKAETVARSVWHNLRSGSSVSDAAWGKVNLTAKAITKGGFDSLFKKIFATDPNEKLKNAFACYLSTTTGPVAGTLYLSTARVAFCSDRPLSFVAPSGQETWTYYKVMIPLFDIGTVYPVVMKENLASESYIEVVTVDGHDFWFMGFVKFEKASFELLNNVLDFKATTEPVAA from the exons ATGGCTGCAAAACCTGAAGAAAATTCTAAAGTAGAAGAAGAGCCCCATGAACCATCCCCAACAACAAAAGATGATGCACCACAACCaaaacttgatgatgatgatgatcatCATCATCAACAATCATCTGCAAACGAACCGCGATCATCTTCATCATCGGAGGAAGATACTAAGCAATGGGGTACCCACGTCATGGGCCCGCCGGCGATCCCTATTGTCCACCCGGATAACCAGAAGGCCGCTTTATGGGTCGCCGGCGACCATCAGCAAATTCACGAGCTGCCTTACCTCGTTTACACTCCTGCTGAAAAACCGACCCAAAATTCATTTGAACTTGTGATTAACGTTTTCAATACTTGGAGTAGGAAGGCCGAGACCGTCGCACGCAGCGTCTGGCACAACC TGAGAAGTGGATCGTCGGTATCGGATGCTGCGTGGGGTAAAGTAAACCTAACGGCGAAAGCCATAACAAAGGGTGGGTTCGACTCACTTTTCAAGAAGATATTTGCAACTGATCCAAATGAAAAGTTGAAGAATGCATTTGCTTGTTACCTCTCCACAACAACAGGCCCTGTTGCAGGGACTCTTTATTTATCCACTGCTAGGGTTGCCTTTTGCAGTGATCGTCCCTTATCCTTCGTTGCTCCATCGGGTCAAGAGACTTGGACCTACTATAAG GTTATGATACCTTTGTTCGATATCGGAACGGTATATCCGGTGGTAATGAAAGAAAACCTGGCATCGGAGAGCTACATCGAGGTCGTTACCGTTGATGGCCACGATTTTTGGTTCATGGGATTTGTTAAGTTTGAAAAAGCATCGTTTGAACTATTGAACAATGTGCTAGATTTCAAGGCAACAACTGAGCCAGTGGCTGCCTAG